In Macaca fascicularis isolate 582-1 chromosome X, T2T-MFA8v1.1, one DNA window encodes the following:
- the GPR174 gene encoding probable G-protein coupled receptor 174, whose product MPANYTCTGPDGDNTDLRYFIYAVTYTVILVPGLIGNILALWVFYGYMKETKRAVIFMINLAIADLLQVLSLPLRIFYYLNHDWPFGPGLCMFCFYLKYVNMYASIYFLVCISVRRFWFLMYPFRFHDCKQKYDLYISIAGWLIICLACVLFPLLRTSDDTPGNRTKCFVDLPTRNVNLAQSVVMMTIGELIGFVTPLLIVLYCTWKTVLSLQDKYPMAQDLGEKQKALKMILTCAGVFLICFAPYHFSFPLDFLVKSNEIKSCLARRVILIFHSVALCLASLNSCLDPVIYYFSTNEFRRRLSRQDLHDSIQLHAKSFVSNHTASTVTTELC is encoded by the coding sequence ATGCCTGCTAATTACACATGTACCGGGCCAGATGGAGACAATACAGATCTTCGTTACTTTATTTATGCAGTGACATACACTGTCATTCTTGTGCCAGGTCTCATAGGGAATATATTAGCCCTGTGGGTATTCTATGGTtatatgaaagaaacaaaacgAGCTGTGATATTTATGATAAACTTAGCCATTGCTGACTTACTACAAGTTCTTTCCTTGCCACTGAGGATCTTTTATTACTTGAATCATGACTGGCCATTTGGGCCTGGTCTCTGCATGTTCTGTTTCTACCTGAAGTATGTCAACATGTATGCAAGCATCTACTTCTTGGTCTGCATCAGTGTGCGACGATTTTGGTTTCTCATGTATCCCTTTCGCTTCCATGACTGCAAACAGAAATATGACCTGTACATCAGCATTGCTGGCTGGCTGATCATCTGCCTTGCTTGTGTACTCTTCCCACTCCTCAGAACCAGTGATGATACCCCTGGCAATAGGACCAAATGCTTTGTGGATCTTCCTACCAGGAATGTCAACCTGGCCCAGTCCGTTGTTATGATGACCATTGGCGAGTTGATTGGGTTTGTAACTCCGCTTCTGATTGTCCTGTATTGTACCTGGAAGACGGTTTTATCACTGCAAGATAAATATCCCATGGCCCAAGATCttggagagaaacagaaagcctTGAAGATGATTCTAACCTGTGCGGGGGTATTCCTAATTTGCTTTGCACCTTATCATTTCAGTTTTCCTTTAGATTTCCTGGTGAAGTCCAATGAAATTAAAAGCTGCCTAGCCAGAAGGGTGATTCTAATATTTCATTCTGTGGCATTGTGTCTTGCTAGTCTGAATTCGTGTCTTGACCCAGTCATATACTACTTTTCCACTAATGAGTTCCGAAGACGGCTTTCAAGACAAGATTTGCATGACAGCATCCAACTCCATGCAAAATCCTTTGTGAGTAACCATACAGCTTCCACTGTGACAACTGAATTAtgctaa